Genomic window (Pseudomonas sp. L5B5):
CAGAACTGGGCCAGGGCCGCGAGCGGGCTGGCCAGCAAGCTGGCCCCCGCCATCGACAGCACCAGCCGCGGACGGTAGGGCAGCAGCAGTACCAGCAGCAAGGCGCTGCACATCAGCACCGCGCACCACTGCACCAATCCCAGGCTCCAGCCAGTGGCCTGCACGGCGGCCACCAGGGACAAGCCCAGCAGCAACCAGCCGCCCAGGCGCAAGCCGTGACGGCGCAGCAGGGATGGCTTGCCGCCCAGCAACTCGCCGTGGTGCCGGTCCAGGGACAGGCACAATCCGGTGAAACCGGCATAACAGAGCAACAGGGCCAGGAGCATTCAGTCCACCTCGGTATCAGCAACCCGTGCACGGCCACGGGGCTTGGTTGTGGCAGGTGCCTGGGCGGCGCGCTGCATCTTGCGTGCCGCCCAGGCCAGGAACAGGCCACTGGCCAGGCACGCCAGGTCGAAGCCGGCCCGGGTCCAGTCGCCTCGGCTGAGGAACCCATCGGCCAGGTTCGCCCCGGTCAAGGCATCGAGCAGCGGGATGCTGGCCAGCAGCAGCGCGGCCAGGCCCAGTTGCTCGACCCACGCCTGGCGGCCACGGCGTGCCAGCGCATGGAGGAGGCTCAGGCCCCAGGCGATGAAGAAGCTGTTGACCTCCCAGTCGGCGCGCTCGGCAAAGTCGGCCGACAGCAGGCGATTGGCCCAGAAGAAGGCCGCCACTGCCAGGACCAGCCCGGACATGCTGGCAATGTTCAGCACCTCGACCAGGCGCAGCTCGAAGGGCATGACCGGGCTCTTGGCATGCTTGAGTTGGCGCTTGCCGAGCCAGATCACCAGGCCGGTACCGATCATCGCGGTGCTGGCCAGGCCACAGATGAAGTACAGCCAGCGCAGCACCGGTCCGGCGAACAGGCCCATGTGCAGGCCATAGAAACTGCCGCCAATGACCTTGGGCAGGGACTGCTCGGGGCTTTCCTGCAACGGCTGGCCCGTGACGCCGTTGAACGACACCGCGCGGCCGAAGTTGCGTACCACCTGGTCGGCGCCATGGCGCATGACCTGCACTGTGGCATTGAGGTCCCCCGGGTTATTGACCATCACACGCTGCACCCGTCCTTGCGGCCAGTGCTCCAACGCCTGCCTGAGCATGGGTTCCAGGGGCGCCAGCGCCGCCGGCTCACCGGCGGCCGGGAGGGTGCGGGCCGCCGGTTGCAGGTCCTGGAAGAAGGCGGTGTTGTCCCCCTTGTAGGCGACCAGGACGCTCGCCGGCATGACCATGGACATGAAGATCACCAGGCTGCTGTAGGTGATCATCAGGTGGAACGGCAGCACCAGCACGCCCAGGGCGTTGTGCCCGTCGAGCCAGGTACGCTGGCCCTTGCGCGGG
Coding sequences:
- a CDS encoding DUF3325 domain-containing protein, with product MLLALLLCYAGFTGLCLSLDRHHGELLGGKPSLLRRHGLRLGGWLLLGLSLVAAVQATGWSLGLVQWCAVLMCSALLLVLLLPYRPRLVLSMAGASLLASPLAALAQF
- a CDS encoding PepSY-associated TM helix domain-containing protein; the protein is MKEGFRQSMAWLHTWTGLLFGWLLFAIFFTGTLSYFKYEISHWMQPEVPARALNAEASLGLAQRYLEQHGQGAQRWFISLPDSREPALSVAWQAPGKPGERGAFTEKLLDPATGSELHARDTRGGEFFYRFHFQLQMPYPWGRWLSTLAAMVMFVALVSGIIIHKKIFKDFFTFRPRKGQRTWLDGHNALGVLVLPFHLMITYSSLVIFMSMVMPASVLVAYKGDNTAFFQDLQPAARTLPAAGEPAALAPLEPMLRQALEHWPQGRVQRVMVNNPGDLNATVQVMRHGADQVVRNFGRAVSFNGVTGQPLQESPEQSLPKVIGGSFYGLHMGLFAGPVLRWLYFICGLASTAMIGTGLVIWLGKRQLKHAKSPVMPFELRLVEVLNIASMSGLVLAVAAFFWANRLLSADFAERADWEVNSFFIAWGLSLLHALARRGRQAWVEQLGLAALLLASIPLLDALTGANLADGFLSRGDWTRAGFDLACLASGLFLAWAARKMQRAAQAPATTKPRGRARVADTEVD